TCTTACCGACTATCTAATCTCGAAAGAATAGGGATCGAGTGACAGTTATTCGATATGAGTATTAATTATCCACGATCATGAGGTCGTGGGATGCAATAATTACCTATTATGGCCCATTATTTGTTTTAACGATGTTAATAAGGTAACCATCCATTAAATACAATAACTCCTATATCCGCATTCCAAGAGACAGGAGCTACACAATATCAACATTCTCCGTCCTACATAAAGAGAGATAAGCAGGGgctgcataaatttttttcactCAACTCTGGGCTCTCACATTTTAATTCTTTCTACTATTTTTTATCTTCgccgacttaagcatcgaaggatctctcATCGGACAACATCCGGCAAGCGAACTTGATTTTATAGATTTCCTATCATCCAATAATTAGGTGCAACATCTCGGCTCTTGGCTGATTATTTCACCAGAGATTTGTAGCAACACCGATCAATAGTGGCTCACCAAGTGACCTctatcaaatatgccataaattttttaaaactcttCTAATGGATGATTATTATAGCTCAACCCATAAACCATACGCCCGCATGGTTAAGCTTAGCTATGTACTGACATTCTTATTTTCACTGTTTTGAAATCTTTatcattttctaaattttttgtttGACTTAGACATTGGAAGATTTTTTATCAGATAAAATCATGGACCTCCGGCGCTGCTTCTCTTTCTTTTAAATCGGCTTTTAGCAAATCTCTATGTTGGAGCACGGTCAAAATTAACCACTCGTCATTCACCGGCTCTTTCCATCTTTCCACTGGATCTCGTCCCATCTCTTCCGTTCGAATTTTGGTGGCAACAGGGCCCCTCATGCCCACTCAAGGAGTATTCGTGCTTTGTAGCTTACATCCCACCGGGTGCCTCGCAGTTTCCTGCTCCATGACACAACTTTAGATCATGTCTAAATTATTTGCTTGGTTTCACCACCGTGGTATCCAGTGGTTTCATGTTCTGGTTTTATTTATTCCATTCAGTACTATAATATTAGTCCCACATCGGCAGTTCTAGGAATAAGCGGGGGCTGGTGATGTATAAAAGGAGGAGGTGGCCCCACCGCGAGACATACTTACCTGGACGGGGTCTATAGGTGATCGCGAAGGTCTGTGGCCTGGGCCAGCGGCCTCCATCGCACGTGGGAGGCGCGCTGGTCTACCATCCCCCCAACGCGGGAGAGTGGTAGCGGGGTACGCGTTCGCGCGGCCCCTCCCCAAtgccatttctaaatttttttgtttgaatgGGTTCTTAACAATCTTTTGTTCTTAATTTCATTCAGGCCTCAGTCTAGGCCTGGCCCAACTTTATTTTAGATCGTTCATGTTGAACCCAAAAGCCCATTATCAGACCAAGGCCACTTCCGGTTCCCTCTCTCCTGCCATTCTTTTGGATGCCTTAACATGATTTAAGGTTGTGCTATATCTCTAAATCTGCAGAATCTATACTAATAAGTCCTCGAGTTCTCGACCAAATTAgcatttttcttgatatatggtGCAGTCTAGCTACAACGAAGTCGAAGTTGTGAGAGAACTCCTCTGCAATCTAATCTATTGGCAATGTGGACGCTTTTGTGCTTGTGCTGCTTAGAAACCATCCAACTCAGATGCATTCATCTGAGCTCCTTcttgaaattaataaaataaaaataaaatagacctaGAGGACTACTTGCATTCTCTGAATTTGTTATAAAGAAAGGGTTTATGTAGTTTATATTATATTTGCAACTAAAAAACAAGAGTTCAACATGTGCAATGCATTGGGAAGAGAGACACATAATTAAGATACATTCCAAAGTCTCAGAAAGGGTTTGTATAGTTTATATAATATACTAGATACACAAAAATGGCAGTACATATGAAGTTTATAATCTTCTATGCGAACTTTTAAATTTCACAAATGAATAGATTCTTTATATAATTTGAAGTTGCAGAGATGGTATTTGAAAATGCTGTCAAATGTTGTCATTCACCTTGTGCAATGGTTGAAAGATTTGGAGACCAATGTCTGTTTGTAATTAGCATTATTGGCACAAAGTGCTATCAGCAAGCATCATTTGTTGGTGTCTTCCTATGACATGCCATGCTCAATGGTATAGCAGGGTCTGAAAAAGCCCCCCTGGATATCTGATGAAACACCCATCTATTTGCAGCCTCAGTGTAATGAGCTCCATCCCAACTGATTCTTTTCCATGGATTCTTACATGACTTTCCAACAAGTATTGTAGTTCCATTTACCTTCACCGTATCTCCGCACCGAAAATTAGAGTTGTAGTTGTACATGCCACCACCATGGCCACAACAAGCTCTCAATGGTAGCTTAAATCCTGCAATCATCCTAACATCGCCGATAAATGGATCGAAGGTAATTATAAAGACAACTTAATAAACCTTTAAGATGAAATTAGGTTATAAAGATATGCCACCACTTGAAGGGATCTTACCTTGCTTTCTTGCCTGGCTTATGAGCAAGTACTTAACAGAGTATATGTCCACTAATGTGAATGCCGCAAGAGAGAGATCCTTTCTGAGCTGGGTTACTGTGTCATTGAGCAATCTATTGAATTTTTGGGCTAAGTTATTGTAACGAATTGCACAGCCAGCTGAGTCTAATTCTGATGCCTCAAGGGGAAGCTGCACCAGAACATAGGGAAGGCAGCCCAGGGGACCAGTGTTATGGATCCAGAATGATCTCCCTCCCCTCTTATATATGCTCTGTTCCAAGCCAGCTTCTCCATTAAATCCATGCCTTCCTTAATACTGTAGTAAGCACTAGCTTGATATTTATAACAAATTAAGCATTTAGACTCCATATTTTGTCATACCTCTACCACTTTGGAGAATTCCTTCAGAGCATTGGGAATGCATTCCTCTGCAGACTTGTTGAGGAAATAGAGCGCAGTGAGGTCGTTCTGACCGATGTCGAATGTATACAGTGCCTGAGAGAAGTACTCCTCTTTGGGCATTACATCCTTGTAGACTCCTCCTATATACAATTTATTTGCAGAAGATCAATAACAACATACATGGTATAACCCAAATGCTACTCTCTTGTATGGTGGATAAACACTGTGATTCCAAAATAGGACTTGCCTTCATTATATATCATTCGGGACCGAGATTTGAACTGCGAGAACTGCTTCAGTTGCACATCTAAGGAGAATGGACTGTACCCACCCTGAGATAGAGTTATATTTTGTGGAAGTATTGTAGACAGTGCGGTCGCAAAATTTGCACCATGGCTAAAATTAGTGCCCATTGAGTCCAGATAGGCACTGATATAAGGCAATCCAAGGCTTTCAGCTGAAAATTAGACAACCATGCAAGTGAACAAAACCAATCAAATGATTAGTAATACTTGTTAGATAGCCACATGACTCATATGGATCTACGATAAAACTTTTGTCTGCCTCCTTAAAACAACCAGACACTGTATCGACCAGTTCTGGATGGTAAAAATAGTTGTGATGGTTCAGTGCAAGTACTCGATCAACAACTAGATTATTAAGAAGTAAAAGAGATAAAATCAATCACCGATAAAGTCGATAATGAGTCGGCCATCGGAGTATCTGCCTGCAGGCTTCCTGAAGAAGGTCTCGCCATAAGGATAAGTTAATGGCCCAAAGGTGGCCGACAGCCCACCGGTATCGGAGTTGGAGTCCCCAAGATTAAAGACAGCAGGGAAGTGACATGGAGAGGAAAAGACAGGCACTGAGAGCAGTAGTAGTAAGTCAACTGAGAGGAAGCTTAGAAGTTGAAGCTTCATCACTGGGAATCAAAGTGGTAGATGGAAAAGAACAGTGGGAAGGGAACACAGGAGGAGGTGATGTAGGTTAGTTTTAAATAGAAGATTTCAAGGAAAAGATGccgttggaaggaagaagacaatGATCCATTTGGGCGGGTGTAGCATGTGAGGAATCACGTGGGGGGTGGATGAGCTACGTACAGCTCGAATTATAATGAGAATCGGGATCATATTCAAATGTGAATGATTCTTTTAATGTTGCATGAAAAATCCAGCatgagtattttttatttttttttactttttttttttttttgtaacaacTTGGGATCCCATCTTAAAAAGATTGGTCAGAAGATACACTGTTTATGTTCATTGATTCTGATAAGTACTTGGAACCTACCTATTGCATAGCCAATGTGAAACTACACATATGCCCATGTAGATCTCACATACTCCCCTCACTTAAGTTTTGGTGTTCTCATTAAGTTAAATATCCAAATCCATTAAAATTCAATCATATGTACAATAAATTCAATCTAGACCAATATTGCAGTGTCTCCTGGTCTACATAAGTTATGAGCTAAAATCCGGATCTATtctgatatcatttgtaacaACCGAAAATATCACCCAAAAATACTAGTCAAAATatgttatttagatttttttggtATACATGAGTATCTAGAATCTATCTATCGTATAGCTGACAAGGAACTAAGCACATACATGCATGAATgcacatatttttctaaaaattagaGTGAGAGATAAGCAATGTGGTGAGATGCTAAGCTTGGAAAGAAAACATCCAGCATTGCAACATAAGTGTTGTAATTTGGGGACCAGGTTTATTGTATAGGCTGGGTCTTTTTGATAGAGGTTGAGTGACTGATGATAGCGGATTGGCCTCTGTTATTATTGATGTTTGGTAGAGTTGTTGTAGGGGACACCTGGGTTCTTCACTCACCTATGGTTAGTTGGCCCTTCGGCATTTCATTAATGAATGGAATGCGAGGTAGGTAACCCCTACCATTTTGCTTTTATATAAAtaaacaaacacacacacacacagtcaCAATCTACCGAGATGTCAAGAAGGCTTGGATTTTACCTTTCCACTGTGGCAATGTGCAAGACACAGACTTGACATCAAATTACTGTATTGGGTCCAAATCTCTGAATAACAcctgaataaaatttagattgatCGATTTATGTTGCTATGTTTCAAAAAAGAAATGCATAAATAATTTTgtctttgttggtgtctaaaattCTTTTGTAGATCAATAGCAATTTGACCCGATTACAGTGTTTTGAGCCATATATGCTTAAGAATAATTCATGCTAGATAGGAGATTAGTTTACTGGAAGCTGCAAGTTTGAATTCTTTTCTTGCtggttatttatttaattaactcGGCCATCATCTTGGCCTCGTGCATGATCCATGCTACACACACCTGCACTTCCATGATCTAAGCTGCCAAACGTTTGACCAGTACCTGATTAGTTCACGTTAGACTCCGGGTCAAGTTTTATATCGGACAAAGTTCACCTTTTTTTGAGGTAGTGGATAGAGTTCACCTTATAGACAGACGCTCTATGAGGAGAAATTATTGGTCAGAACGATACAACAATATATAACTTAAATCATTCAGTAACAAACCAGCATACTATTCAAGAACGTGAACTTTCTCATTCAAATTAGTAAAAGTTTTAGCTGACTAATCATAGTTAATAgtaaaattttttcaatcaaaCTTGGATAACAGTGCAATTTTTTTCTGTCATGTCTCAAATTTGAGACATAATGTAACTTTGCTACCGAGGGTTGCAGCTCATGATAATATGAAACCAATCAATTATAATTAactaaaattcatcataaataaaatataataaaaaaatttaattccattattcatcaagtaattaaatcaagattgatTTCGAGCATCTAAATCCAGAATCAAATACCGAATTCACATCTCAAAGTTCATAAATAGTTAAGTACAAGTCCATAATTATGCAATCTATTAAGATTTAGCTACAAATTAAATCTCCAAGCTTGCTAGTATAGACCCTTAAGCTTGGACATCCCTCATTTCTAATCTTATTCGTctgaataaaaatatataataaaaaaaaaaaaaaaaatatatatatatatataagctacACTAATCAATAAGTGAAATCTACGCTTCTTTATTGGATCaagtatattttttttcataataatataatatttaaaaaataacagatattaCAAAATAAAGTTTTTATaggatatataataaaataagtcatgcaatcaatcatgcatgtataaatcatgaatattttgtaaACATGATGATTCATAAATCATTATTGGCGTATGttcatatcatgtttcaaaacattactCACAAATATTTATACTATGGTCATTTTTTACTCATGATAGGATCATCATCGTaatcaataaaatattataattatattataaccaTTTGTCAATTGACCCTACTTTAATAAGGTTGTTATAGTAATTTGAGagtctttaaaatatttatatattttcttagaacATACACATATGTAGGTGGAAAAAATATTAAATGCTACAATCCAATTTGTACTTCATAAACAaatcttttttataaaaatattgatgaaatcaatttttatattaaaGCATGAGTTTTCATACACATATGCTAATCCTTAATTTTATAAATTCATCAATAATAggtcatatgcataaaaatatgaaaatttagaaataaataagaAGTGCAAGATCTACTTATCTCGTTTATCTTAGAACTTCAGATtttgttagatggattagataatctatttaaaatattagattataattaatttttttaattaattagacAATAATAAAAGAAGACTGTTAACTAGATATCAATTCGATAAATCATCTCTGCATCAAAGCGATTTGAGATCGTCTTGCCAAGGTCAACTTGAATCCCTAGAGCATGAAGATAGGACTCTATCCTAAGGTGCATGTCTTTCTAGAGAGTGAAAGTAGAGAGTCTTCGTATCCctcaaaagaaaatttatgatcaagATCATCCAGGGTCATGTCAAGATAGCTCAATAAGGGTTAATAGTGATCAAATTTTATGAATATCTAGCAAGGATTGGATTAAAATCTAACATACTAGTGCATGGATACTGAGAAAAAGATGaagtaaagagaaaaaaatcatagagaggaaggagagacataagagagagagaaccttttctttttttcttttttttttttttttcttctcctcctcttttcttttcttcttccattcTTGGCCGAACAGGAGAGCAAAGGGGGTGGTGGCTTGAAACACTGGTGGTAGGCGGCAACGCAAACGGCTGATGGGTGGGTGGCAATAGTGGATAGTCAGCAGTAGTGGGCCAaccagcaaaaagaaaaaaaaaagagaggctgAACAAGGACCTTTCTTGGCTCGGTCTTTTCTACCTCAACTCTCAATCTACTCACCCGTGGTTGGGACTTTGGCTTCGATCGAGGGCCAACACAAGAGAGAGGCCGATGTCTTCAGCAAGGGATGCCGATGGCAGAGATggctagaaaaatttaaaaatttaagaaaacaTGATCAAAATAGGGATGGAAATAGGAGTTTCTCTTTTCTATTAATTTTCGGCATAGCTGATGGCTAGTGGTAACATATAAAGCAatgggaagaaggaaaaggagagGAAAGGatcgggcttacctcgagctccgacgacGTCTTCAACTCTGATTTTTGATGGACACGGTACTAGGAAAATCGACAAaacaaggaagaaaaaaagagaggagggccGATGCTCGTCATGGACTGCTTTGAAGGGGgaggagaaaatttatagaaGATTTTAAGAATTTTGGCAGCCCTAGGAGATCGATCTCATGCCCGATTTGATGGAGAAcaactcccattgggagtcttcttttctctttttttttttttgaccgctTTAAGATTCGTACAGCTGATCCATTGGATCAGGTTATCACATTTCTACTAATAGATAATGTGTTGACTTGTTATTAGATGATCCAAGGTACATATGGTAGAACTATTCTAACTATAATTTCTCAAAATACACTATGAGTTTCTGAAAATTTCTCTCTTCACTTCTCTTTATTATTCTTCTAGGTCTCTCTTGGGATCCTCATCTGACACATAAGGCTTTGAGCAAGGAGATTTAGAAGTCTCTTGCATCTTCTTCTTCGACCGATGGCGATGAGCTTGAGCTTTGGGATGCGGCAGTGGGCTCCAATAAACTTCGATTAGGAACGGCAATCTGTTAATTTGTTAATTTAATTTTGAACAAGACTAGGCCTGGTTATTTTTGGTTTGACCATGCTAGTTGTATTATGGTTAATTATGTCGGTTCAATCAACCTGGTCTGATTCagatcagacctgacctgatccTAAACTATTTACATTGTTTAGCTGGGTTAAACTGAATAGAATCTTATCCTTTTGGGCTCGGCTCAACTGAACCAAAGTTGTTTGGTTCAGGGATGGATGACATCAGACCGACTCGTAATCTGTAATACTCGTTTATCTTTAGGGACCCATATTAAGTTTTTCCACTAAAAACACAGGGACTGCCATTGAATTCTAACAAATGTGGATTGGACTATACTGTTAGAAGGTTGCAGCAGGGTCTGATATAAACTTTGACAGAATTTTGCCTGTAAATTTCTGAAATAACATTTAAGGACAGTCAGACTGTTTCGTAGAAGCAACTGTTTATTGAATAATAGGAAGCTGGACATTTGCTTGTGAATGCATGGAACAAATCACAAAGTAGATACTCTCTGCATTGTGGGACACGTTCACACAAAGGTGCATTTTGCTTATTCTGCTTCCAATTGGATTGTACATTCTGGAGCAATGAGGCATATAGTGAGAGCTCAGTTAGATTTGTTATTTTCTATCTAAGTTTTACTTGGAAGCATGAATTTTAACTCCTCCCAACAAACGGAGGAATGGAAGTCCCTCATTCAAGCAAAATTTTAACTATCTTTCTATGTTCAAGGGTTTATTCTTTTATgagtaaatatcataaaaaattgatcaatttttctaTTGACTAACTTACCCATCTTCTCATACTTTTCAACATGGATAGTTACCTTCCTATGAATAGTATTTAtctatgaaatgaaaaaaaatcttaccTATCTAAAAGATAGCTAAATCATTTTCCATCAACTGAAAAAATAActtttctaatttattcctaatatACCCTAagcttataataataataataatattattattattattattattatataatatatcataataataatatttatataatatatattatcattattataatataatataaaatattatattataatactataataaattaatataatatactatattattataatataataagacaatataataatataatatgcttTACATAGTaatatatctaatataatatattatattatactacattattatatataataatataatatattattatatataatattatattatattatattatgtcaatataagatattaacatactataatataatatactataataatataataatatataatattatattatattattatatataataatattatataatactataataataatataataatatattatattatatatataatatatattgatataatataatatattatactatattattatatataacaataatagataatatatattatattatattaatataaaatattaatataatataaattataatatattataatataatataatatatcattttatacaattatatgtaataatatttatataataaaaggtaTTATTGAAAATATAGATAGATCTTAATAACTGATAATAGATTCTCAagctattttttaatatataaaaaaatatgaa
Above is a genomic segment from Elaeis guineensis isolate ETL-2024a chromosome 1, EG11, whole genome shotgun sequence containing:
- the LOC105038701 gene encoding GDSL esterase/lipase At3g26430, with the protein product MKLQLLSFLSVDLLLLLSVPVFSSPCHFPAVFNLGDSNSDTGGLSATFGPLTYPYGETFFRKPAGRYSDGRLIIDFIAESLGLPYISAYLDSMGTNFSHGANFATALSTILPQNITLSQGGYSPFSLDVQLKQFSQFKSRSRMIYNEGGVYKDVMPKEEYFSQALYTFDIGQNDLTALYFLNKSAEECIPNALKEFSKVVESIYKRGGRSFWIHNTGPLGCLPYVLVQLPLEASELDSAGCAIRYNNLAQKFNRLLNDTVTQLRKDLSLAAFTLVDIYSVKYLLISQARKQGFKLPLRACCGHGGGMYNYNSNFRCGDTVKVNGTTILVGKSCKNPWKRISWDGAHYTEAANRWVFHQISRGAFSDPAIPLSMACHRKTPTNDAC